CGGGCCGGATTAACCGGCCCGCAAAGCATTAACCTTCGTTGTGCAGTTCGAGGCTTTCCACCTCATTCTGCCGCGCCAGCGCTTTAGCGTCATCGTTGCGCAGCGACTGCAAATACTCCAGATATTGCTGATCGACATCTTTCGTCACGTAGATGCCGTTAAATACCGAGCATTCGAACTGGGCGATATCGGGATTCTCTTCACGCACCGCCTCAATCAGATCGTCCAGATCCTGGAAAATCAGTGCATCGGCCTTAATCAGCTGGCAAATCTCATCCACTTCACGTCCATGGGCGATCAGCTCCGTCGCGCTGGGCATATCGATGCCGTAAACGTTGGGGAAGCGAATCTCCGGCGCTGCCGAAGCAAGATAAACCTTTTTCGCCCCCGCCTCGCGCGCCATTTCAATAATCTGCTCTGAGGTGGTGCCGCGCACGATGGAATCATCCACCAGCAGCACGTTTTTATCGCGGAACTCGGCGCGGTTAGCGTTCAGCTTACGGCGCACTGCGTTCCGGCGCAGCTGCTGGCCCGGCATAATAAAGGTGCGGCCCACGTAGCGGTTTTTTACAAACCCCTGACGATAGGGTTTATTCAAAATTCGGGCGATTTCCAGCGCCACGTCGGTAGAGGTTTCCGGAATCGGTATCACCACGTCGATATCCAGATCTTCCCATTCGCGAGCGATTTTTTCGCCCAGCTTGGTGCCCATGCGCACGCGGGCGCTGTAGACCGAAATTTTATCGAGGAAAGAGTCGGGGCGGGCGAAATAAACGTATTCAAACAGGCAGGGGTTGTTACGCGGATTCTCCGCGCACTGACGCGTATAGAGCTGCCCTTTCGTGGTGATATAAACCGCCTCGCCCGGCGCTACATCGCGCAGAAATTCAAAGCCGAGCGTATCCAGCGCCACGCTCTCCGAAGCCACCATATATTCGGTGCGTCCTTCTGAAAGCTCGCGCTTGCCCATCACCAGCGGACGGATGCCGTTCGGATCGCGGAAGGCGACCATGCCGTGGCCGATAATCATCGCCACGCAGGCGTATGCGCCACGTACCTGCTGATGTACCGCAGCAACCGCCGAGAAGATATCGTCCGCTTCCAGCGGGTGATGCTTACAGCGATCCAGTTCCTGGGCAAAGATATTCAGCAGGATTTCTGAGTCTGAGGTGGTATTGACATGGCGACGCCCGCTTTCAAACAGCTGCTTGCGCAGCTCGTGCGCGTTAGTCAGGTTGCCGTTGTGGGCCAGGGTGATACCGTACGGGGAGTTGACGTAAAAAGGCTGCGCTTCGGAAGCGCTGGAGCTACCGGCGGTCGGGTAACGCACGTGGCCGATGCCCATATTGCCCTGCAAACGCTGCATATGGCGAGCTTCAAACACATCGTTGACCAGCCCGTTCGCCTTACGCAGACGGAAACAGTTCAGCGCATCGATGGTACAAATGCCTGCGGCATCCTGCCCACGGTGCTGGAGCACCGTTAACGCGTCATAAATCGACTGGTTGACCGGCATGAAACCGGTGATACCGACAATACCGCACATGTTGTCATATCCTCATTGGCCGCACACCCGGCGCGATTACCGGGGTAAAAAACTCGACGTGCTTTGCAGATAGTCAAAGAACCATCTGATGATGTAACTGAACTCAGGGATCAGCTGAGACTGCTGCCAGTCCGGGCTTTTGGAAAAGCCGGTAAAGGTATCGAGGAAGAACAGCATCGCTGACACGATCAATACGCCACGCAGCGCCCCGAAGCAGACTCCCAGCACCCTGTCCGTGCCCGATAATCCGGTCTTTTCGACCAGCGAGCCAATCACATAGTTCACTATCGCTCCAACAATCAGCGTGGCGATAAACAGAACGGCGATGGCGATACCGTTGCGCACCAGCTGATCGTTAAAACCGGTGAACCAGACCGCAAGGTAGGGATAGTAATGACTGGCAACAAAGAATGCGCATCCCCAGGTGATAAGCGATAAAGCTTCCCGAACAAACCCACGGATCAGGCTGACAAGAGCGGAAAAACCAACAATCCCAATGATGACGTAATCTATCCAGACCATGAACTATTCCAGCGATGAGGCCCCTGCATCCAGTTCGGGGCGCATTCTAACAGAAAAAGAAAACGTTTGCGTAGCGTTTTCCCTGCGGCATAAAAATAAAAAAAGCGCGAAAAAAAGGCGGTGTGCGGCCGCCGTTTAATGCCCGATAACGATTGACTTTGCCGGGCATCGATACTGTAAGTTAAACGCCTTAACGCACGCTGTAGGGTTTAACTACCCCACTCAGCCCGGAGAGGTTTTTCAGCTCACCGATCGCCGCCTGCATTTTAGCTTTTGAGGCATCCGGGCCAACGTAAATCCGGGTAATCTGCCCCTGTACCGGCGTGGCGGGCACGGTAAAGGCGCGATAGCCGGAAAGACGCAGCTGCGCCACAATCTCATTAACCTTACTGGCGTTTTTCAACGCGCCGAGCTGTACTACGTAAGCCTGACCCGCAGGTGCGGCAGATTCCGCCGGTTTCGGCTTCGGCTGCTCGACCGGTTTGGGTTTCGGTTGTTCGACTGGCTTCGGCTTCGGCGTCTCTACCGGCTTCGGTTTTGGCGGCTCGACGCGCGGTTTAGCGGAAACTACCGGCGGCGGTGAAACAACTGACGGTGCGCTGTTCTGCTGCGGCACGGTAGATCCGCTGTCCGCCGACTGCGGCGGACGGTTGCTGTTGCCGCCAATCGCCGCGCCAGCCCCTTCCGGCGGCTGGGTCGGCAGCGCCTGGGTTACCGGCGGCACCATGTCGCTGTCCTGCTGATCGTCCGGCTTCGGCACCAGCGGAATCGCTGCGAACTCCTCTTTATAGTGCTTTTTTTTACCGTCAAGCAGGCCTGGCAGAACGATGACGCCAACGGCGACCAGGATGATCGTACCGACCAGGCGGTTCTGAAACTTACTTGCCACTGCCCTTCTCCATATCTATCGCTTCCATGACCTGTGCTACCGTGTGAAAGGATCCACATACCAGCACGATATCCTGTTCAGCAGCCTGCTGCATTGCTGCCTGCCAAGCTTCGGCTACGGAGCCAAAGGCGGCAGCCCGGTCGGTTGCCAGCGTGGTCAGCAGCTGTTCAGCGCTGGCCCCACGCGGCCCTTCCAGCGGCGCGACATACCAGTAATCAACCTGCGGCGCAAGATTTGCAAGCGTACCGGCAATATCTTTATCGTGCAGCATTCCCACTACCGCGCGCACCACGCCCTGTTTTGGCAACTGCGCCAGCCGCGAAGCAAGATAGCTGGCGGCATGCGGATTATGCGCCACGTCCAGAATCACCTGCGGTGACTGTGCGACGGTCTGAAAACGTCCCGGTAAAATCGCCTTATCGAGGTGCTGGCGAATTATCGCCTCGCTGACCTTCAGCCCGGAGACGCTGAGTGCAGCCAGCGCGGTCGCCGCGTTAGGCAGCGGCACCTGCGGCAGCGGCAAATTCTCCAGCGTGAGGCAACCATCGCTGAAACGCCAGCCGTTCTCCTGTTGCTGCCAGCGCCAGTCGCGCCCCAGCTGCCACAGCCGGGCACCTTTTTCTTGTGCCACGTCGGCAATGGTATGCGGCATATCCGGCTCGCCAACTACCGCTGGCTTCGCCGCCCGAAAGACGCCCGCTTTTTCCCGCCCGATACTTTCCCGATCCGGCCCCAGCCAGTCGGTATGATCCAGCGCGATACTGGTTATTACCGCCACGTCCGCATCGACAATATTGGTGGCGTCAAGACGCCCGCCCAGCCCAACTTCAAGGATCACCACATCCAGCGCCGCCTGTTTGAACAGCTGCAACGCCGACAGCGTGCTGTATTCAAAGTAGGTCAGCGAGGTGTTGCCGCGTCCCGCTTCAATCGCGGCAAAGCTGGCGGTATGCGCCGCCTCCGGCAATTCTTCGCCTTGTATCCGTACCCGTTCGGTATAGCGCAGCAGATGCGGCGAA
The sequence above is a segment of the Mixta intestinalis genome. Coding sequences within it:
- the purF gene encoding amidophosphoribosyltransferase, producing the protein MCGIVGITGFMPVNQSIYDALTVLQHRGQDAAGICTIDALNCFRLRKANGLVNDVFEARHMQRLQGNMGIGHVRYPTAGSSSASEAQPFYVNSPYGITLAHNGNLTNAHELRKQLFESGRRHVNTTSDSEILLNIFAQELDRCKHHPLEADDIFSAVAAVHQQVRGAYACVAMIIGHGMVAFRDPNGIRPLVMGKRELSEGRTEYMVASESVALDTLGFEFLRDVAPGEAVYITTKGQLYTRQCAENPRNNPCLFEYVYFARPDSFLDKISVYSARVRMGTKLGEKIAREWEDLDIDVVIPIPETSTDVALEIARILNKPYRQGFVKNRYVGRTFIMPGQQLRRNAVRRKLNANRAEFRDKNVLLVDDSIVRGTTSEQIIEMAREAGAKKVYLASAAPEIRFPNVYGIDMPSATELIAHGREVDEICQLIKADALIFQDLDDLIEAVREENPDIAQFECSVFNGIYVTKDVDQQYLEYLQSLRNDDAKALARQNEVESLELHNEG
- the folC gene encoding bifunctional tetrahydrofolate synthase/dihydrofolate synthase gives rise to the protein MENPQLPQATSPLAAWLYYLERLHTQAIDLGLTRVERVARTLDLLKPAPFVFTVAGTNGKGTTCRTLETLLMAAGYRVGVYSSPHLLRYTERVRIQGEELPEAAHTASFAAIEAGRGNTSLTYFEYSTLSALQLFKQAALDVVILEVGLGGRLDATNIVDADVAVITSIALDHTDWLGPDRESIGREKAGVFRAAKPAVVGEPDMPHTIADVAQEKGARLWQLGRDWRWQQQENGWRFSDGCLTLENLPLPQVPLPNAATALAALSVSGLKVSEAIIRQHLDKAILPGRFQTVAQSPQVILDVAHNPHAASYLASRLAQLPKQGVVRAVVGMLHDKDIAGTLANLAPQVDYWYVAPLEGPRGASAEQLLTTLATDRAAAFGSVAEAWQAAMQQAAEQDIVLVCGSFHTVAQVMEAIDMEKGSGK
- the cvpA gene encoding colicin V production protein produces the protein MVWIDYVIIGIVGFSALVSLIRGFVREALSLITWGCAFFVASHYYPYLAVWFTGFNDQLVRNGIAIAVLFIATLIVGAIVNYVIGSLVEKTGLSGTDRVLGVCFGALRGVLIVSAMLFFLDTFTGFSKSPDWQQSQLIPEFSYIIRWFFDYLQSTSSFLPR
- the dedD gene encoding cell division protein DedD, which translates into the protein MASKFQNRLVGTIILVAVGVIVLPGLLDGKKKHYKEEFAAIPLVPKPDDQQDSDMVPPVTQALPTQPPEGAGAAIGGNSNRPPQSADSGSTVPQQNSAPSVVSPPPVVSAKPRVEPPKPKPVETPKPKPVEQPKPKPVEQPKPKPAESAAPAGQAYVVQLGALKNASKVNEIVAQLRLSGYRAFTVPATPVQGQITRIYVGPDASKAKMQAAIGELKNLSGLSGVVKPYSVR